A single Leptospira kirschneri serovar Cynopteri str. 3522 CT DNA region contains:
- a CDS encoding HPr family phosphocarrier protein: MKEILLKINENGTGMHARPASVFVNCASKFPCEITVVKDDVVVNGKSIMGLMMLALAPGNEFKIQVEGEKEDEALEALSNIVNNDFV; encoded by the coding sequence TTGAAAGAAATCCTACTCAAAATCAATGAAAATGGAACCGGAATGCATGCAAGGCCCGCATCCGTATTTGTGAATTGTGCATCTAAATTTCCCTGTGAAATCACTGTAGTCAAAGACGACGTCGTAGTAAACGGAAAAAGTATTATGGGACTTATGATGCTCGCACTTGCACCCGGAAACGAATTTAAAATTCAAGTAGAAGGTGAAAAGGAAGACGAGGCACTGGAGGCGCTAAGCAATATCGTAAACAACGATTTCGTTTAA
- the hprK gene encoding HPr(Ser) kinase/phosphatase, giving the protein MSMPGINVSNLLNEHEELGLRLLAGQKGLTNRINMSEINRPGLSLTGFYESFAHDRIQIFGKGEWAYITSRTPENLENIAAEFFGFHLNCIIFTHGNMPPPIFMENCEKLGIPLMISEVSTHKFITLISGILDRSLAPRTMRHGVLIEVFGIGILLSGKSGVGKSETALELIERGHRLVADDMVEIRRLSESYLIGTCSDLLRHHMEIRGLGILNIKDIFGIGSVRDHKLIELIIHLEEWTENKDFDRTGLENPTEELLGVQIPLIRVPVRPGRNIPIIVETAAMNQRLRKLGKNAAQEFNQKLSQYLQQGKVERNPTQNQ; this is encoded by the coding sequence ATGTCTATGCCTGGTATCAACGTTTCTAATCTTCTCAACGAACACGAAGAGTTAGGTCTACGTTTACTCGCGGGTCAAAAAGGTCTTACCAATCGGATCAATATGTCGGAGATCAATCGTCCTGGACTTTCTCTTACCGGATTTTACGAAAGTTTTGCACACGACAGAATTCAAATTTTTGGTAAGGGAGAATGGGCTTATATCACTTCCCGGACTCCGGAGAATTTGGAAAATATTGCCGCGGAGTTTTTCGGATTTCATCTCAATTGTATTATATTCACTCATGGAAATATGCCTCCTCCTATTTTTATGGAGAATTGTGAGAAATTAGGAATTCCACTGATGATCTCGGAAGTTTCCACTCATAAATTTATCACTCTGATTTCCGGTATTTTAGATCGAAGCCTTGCGCCAAGAACGATGAGACACGGAGTTTTGATCGAGGTTTTTGGGATTGGAATTCTACTTTCTGGAAAAAGTGGAGTAGGTAAAAGTGAAACCGCTCTCGAACTGATAGAAAGAGGACACCGTCTTGTCGCCGACGATATGGTGGAAATCAGAAGACTTTCTGAAAGTTATTTAATCGGAACTTGTTCTGATCTACTAAGGCATCATATGGAAATCAGAGGATTAGGAATTTTGAATATTAAAGATATATTCGGGATTGGATCTGTAAGAGATCATAAACTCATAGAACTGATTATTCATTTAGAAGAATGGACAGAAAATAAGGATTTTGACAGAACGGGGCTTGAAAATCCCACAGAAGAACTTTTAGGAGTTCAAATCCCACTGATTCGAGTTCCGGTGCGGCCTGGAAGAAATATTCCGATTATTGTGGAAACCGCGGCGATGAATCAACGTCTTCGTAAATTGGGCAAAAACGCAGCGCAAGAATTCAATCAAAAGTTAAGTCAGTATTTACAGCAGGGTAAAGTTGAAAGAAATCCTACTCAAAATCAATGA
- the rpoN gene encoding RNA polymerase factor sigma-54 translates to MNLSQSLVQKQTQKLVMTQDLRQSIELLPLSTLELSDRINSELVENPMLEEEYTSERNRTPDLYSRDDLKRKEKNDFLKNSDVSWQDHFSLDKAGSTGTDASDRNQKYIESSPEKSSLSEHLLWQLRLSNLKPDEISIGEILISMLDDHGFIPIPIPDLCVEMKLNEKKVRKVLDQIHRLDPIGIGAKDVQETLLIQAKILKPEDSNLHTLIRDHIKDLEKLDYKSISKKMEIHLESVESLASEIKKLEPYPATLYTPNKPDYIIPDVIVREVDGEFDIYINDEWIPRLKVNKEYKNILKNAKESDKEYIVTKLSSAEWLIRSVNQRRQTLFKVTSAIIEMQIAFFKKGIQHIRPLTLKDIAEKLEMHESTISRITSNKYIQTSRGIMELKWFFSSGVRSTEGGIESSKKIHDLIRNLIREERSENPLSDQEIVEEIGKQGIEIARRTVAKYRKILKILPSSQRKKVKSLESR, encoded by the coding sequence GTGAATCTAAGTCAGTCACTGGTTCAAAAACAAACCCAAAAACTCGTGATGACTCAGGATCTAAGACAGTCCATAGAACTTTTACCTTTATCTACATTAGAACTTTCTGATAGAATCAATTCCGAACTTGTAGAAAATCCTATGTTGGAAGAGGAATATACATCGGAAAGAAATAGAACCCCCGATTTATACAGTAGAGACGATTTAAAAAGAAAAGAAAAGAATGATTTCCTCAAAAACTCCGATGTAAGCTGGCAGGATCATTTCTCGCTAGACAAGGCCGGAAGTACGGGAACTGACGCTTCCGATCGAAATCAAAAATACATAGAATCTTCTCCGGAAAAAAGTTCCTTATCCGAACACCTTCTTTGGCAGCTTAGGCTTTCCAATCTAAAACCTGATGAAATTTCCATCGGAGAAATTCTGATTTCCATGTTGGATGATCATGGATTTATTCCGATTCCAATTCCGGATCTATGCGTCGAAATGAAGTTGAACGAGAAAAAAGTTCGTAAGGTTCTGGACCAGATTCATAGATTGGACCCTATCGGAATCGGGGCCAAGGATGTTCAGGAAACTCTTCTCATACAAGCCAAGATTTTAAAACCGGAAGATTCAAATCTACATACTTTAATTCGGGATCATATCAAGGATTTAGAAAAATTAGATTATAAATCTATTTCCAAAAAAATGGAAATCCATTTGGAGTCGGTTGAATCTTTGGCGTCCGAAATCAAAAAGTTAGAACCTTATCCCGCCACGTTGTACACTCCAAACAAACCGGACTATATAATTCCGGACGTGATCGTAAGGGAAGTGGACGGAGAATTTGACATTTATATCAACGACGAATGGATTCCCAGACTTAAGGTCAATAAAGAATATAAGAATATTCTAAAAAACGCAAAAGAGTCGGACAAGGAATATATCGTCACAAAACTAAGTTCGGCGGAGTGGCTGATCCGTTCTGTAAATCAAAGAAGACAAACTTTGTTTAAGGTCACTTCGGCGATCATAGAAATGCAAATTGCATTTTTTAAAAAAGGAATTCAGCATATTAGACCACTGACTCTTAAAGACATTGCAGAAAAGTTGGAAATGCACGAGTCCACAATTTCCAGGATCACTTCCAATAAATACATTCAGACCTCGCGCGGAATTATGGAACTAAAATGGTTTTTTTCTTCCGGGGTTCGTTCTACGGAAGGTGGGATCGAATCTTCTAAAAAAATACACGATCTCATTCGAAATTTAATCCGAGAAGAACGATCCGAAAATCCTCTTTCTGATCAAGAAATAGTAGAAGAGATCGGGAAACAAGGAATTGAAATTGCGAGAAGAACGGTCGCTAAATACAGAAAAATTTTGAAAATTCTACCTTCCAGCCAAAGAAAAAAAGTCAAGTCTTTGGAGTCCAGATAG
- the lptB gene encoding LPS export ABC transporter ATP-binding protein, whose product MSKTFRMDNLIKVYNKRKVVDGASFNIKKGEVVGLLGPNGAGKTTSFYMSVGFVRPDSGKVFIDGQDVTDSPMHIRARLGVGYLAQEASIFRKLTVAENLEAILETMNLSRAEVIKRRDDLLIELQIMRVANQKGYTLSGGERRRCEIARALVTNPDFILLDEPFAGVDPIAVKDIQTVIGSLKERGLGILITDHNVRETLKITDRAYIMYSGRILISGSTHDLVNDPETRRIYLGEDFTL is encoded by the coding sequence ATGAGTAAAACCTTCCGAATGGACAACCTGATCAAGGTCTATAATAAAAGAAAGGTAGTAGACGGAGCTAGTTTTAATATCAAAAAGGGGGAAGTGGTAGGACTTCTAGGTCCGAACGGTGCGGGAAAGACTACTTCTTTTTATATGTCCGTAGGTTTTGTAAGACCAGATTCCGGAAAAGTTTTTATAGACGGACAAGATGTTACCGATTCTCCCATGCATATACGCGCAAGGCTCGGAGTCGGTTATCTCGCCCAAGAAGCGTCTATCTTTCGTAAGTTGACGGTTGCTGAAAATTTAGAAGCAATTTTAGAAACGATGAATCTTTCCAGAGCAGAAGTTATCAAACGAAGAGATGATTTGCTGATCGAACTTCAAATTATGAGGGTCGCCAATCAAAAAGGTTATACTCTTTCGGGAGGAGAAAGAAGACGTTGTGAAATTGCAAGAGCACTTGTTACCAACCCCGACTTTATCTTGTTAGACGAACCTTTTGCCGGTGTGGATCCGATTGCTGTAAAAGATATTCAGACTGTAATCGGCTCTTTGAAGGAAAGGGGACTTGGAATTTTGATCACGGATCATAATGTAAGAGAAACTTTAAAAATTACGGATCGTGCCTATATTATGTATAGCGGTAGAATTTTGATTTCCGGTTCCACCCATGATCTTGTGAACGATCCAGAAACAAGAAGAATCTATCTAGGCGAGGATTTTACACTGTGA
- a CDS encoding LptA/OstA family protein, with translation MIHKVLIFVFICIPLIAYYGNVKPPLLVGSETADRKFVNVVPENTEKKNSTPNFPTFWGGSSLTQEDKTVSGLKITSFTLEGGAWIQHKKVKLSANQIEVYGKDAFKGFLRGGVFVQDGDNGVTLRAGVGEYDKFEEKVTIKDRPRLFHTDKSGLKTVISAKFIERNLSSKITLLKENVIIAHPQITILCKDAVFEEDSDKITTDPDPILIAKDRYLTGKQLTFYTNINKVELVGDSILFQNYTDKEAVENKDKKDSQKTQETIKKEVTRVAIFKGDKVVSDKDENGEARVGLYGNATIYRHKLKMNAEKLISYGKNSSKIEARNQITVHDRENALILSGNVLDYFKNDEYIHLTDSGKIDFLDKKTEAVTSTMTAVEFERFMDKNETVIRGNVFIEGKDSSATGEYATYFEKEEKVYLEGNPTLRKNGRDIHAGKIIFFPREGRALLTDGILPGK, from the coding sequence ATGATCCATAAAGTTCTAATATTTGTTTTTATATGTATTCCATTGATTGCATATTATGGAAATGTAAAACCTCCTCTTCTTGTAGGAAGTGAAACTGCGGACAGAAAGTTCGTAAACGTCGTTCCTGAAAATACGGAAAAGAAAAATTCAACTCCAAATTTTCCAACCTTTTGGGGAGGATCTTCTTTAACTCAAGAAGATAAAACGGTTTCCGGTTTGAAAATCACTTCTTTTACTTTGGAGGGAGGAGCTTGGATTCAACACAAAAAGGTAAAACTTTCGGCAAATCAAATTGAAGTTTATGGAAAAGACGCGTTTAAAGGATTTTTACGAGGTGGAGTTTTTGTGCAAGATGGAGACAATGGAGTTACTTTACGAGCTGGAGTAGGAGAATACGATAAGTTTGAAGAAAAAGTTACTATCAAAGACCGTCCTAGACTCTTTCATACGGATAAAAGTGGATTAAAAACGGTCATATCCGCAAAATTTATCGAAAGAAATCTTTCTAGTAAAATTACTCTTTTAAAAGAAAACGTAATTATCGCACATCCTCAAATTACAATTCTTTGTAAAGATGCGGTTTTTGAAGAAGATTCTGACAAGATCACCACCGATCCAGATCCAATCTTAATTGCAAAAGATCGTTATCTGACGGGAAAACAACTTACGTTTTATACAAATATCAACAAAGTGGAGTTAGTCGGAGATAGTATTCTTTTTCAAAACTATACCGATAAAGAAGCGGTAGAAAATAAGGATAAAAAAGATTCTCAAAAAACTCAGGAAACGATTAAAAAGGAAGTGACTAGGGTTGCAATTTTTAAAGGAGACAAAGTAGTAAGCGACAAAGATGAAAACGGAGAAGCTAGAGTGGGTCTGTATGGAAACGCAACCATTTACAGACACAAATTGAAAATGAACGCTGAAAAATTGATAAGCTACGGAAAAAATTCTTCTAAGATTGAAGCCAGAAATCAGATTACGGTTCACGATCGTGAAAACGCATTGATCCTCTCTGGGAATGTCCTTGACTACTTTAAAAACGATGAGTACATTCATTTGACCGATTCGGGAAAAATTGATTTTTTAGATAAAAAAACGGAAGCTGTCACAAGTACAATGACCGCCGTAGAGTTTGAGCGGTTTATGGATAAAAATGAAACCGTTATCCGAGGAAACGTTTTTATAGAAGGTAAGGATTCTTCCGCAACGGGAGAATACGCCACTTATTTTGAAAAAGAGGAAAAAGTGTATCTTGAGGGAAATCCTACTCTGAGAAAAAATGGAAGAGACATTCATGCAGGAAAGATAATATTCTTTCCGAGAGAAGGTAGAGCTCTTTTGACTGATGGAATTCTTCCTGGAAAATAA
- the lptC gene encoding LPS export ABC transporter periplasmic protein LptC encodes MKNRSNNRILIFLISVVCGFFLITFVNCKKVNYERVEKERESGSSISIRNFKREAYDSSGQLQWELRANESFVYVNENKTTFYDIDFDQYEGGKFKSKLLAEKGEINHKTRLMLLEGKILLKTDDNKILTAKTMEYNMDTKKLVSDSEVTVSADGTTIRGIGLRADKDLNKFTILKPTAITQGGTNPLKSVGSP; translated from the coding sequence ATGAAAAACAGAAGCAACAATCGGATTCTTATTTTTTTGATTTCGGTTGTTTGCGGATTTTTTCTAATCACATTCGTAAATTGTAAAAAAGTAAATTATGAAAGAGTAGAAAAGGAGCGGGAAAGTGGCTCTTCGATTTCGATCCGAAACTTTAAAAGAGAGGCTTATGATTCAAGCGGACAACTGCAGTGGGAACTGCGAGCCAATGAATCTTTTGTTTATGTAAACGAGAATAAAACCACCTTTTATGACATCGATTTTGATCAGTACGAGGGAGGAAAATTTAAATCTAAACTTTTAGCCGAAAAAGGGGAAATCAACCATAAGACAAGATTGATGCTCCTGGAAGGTAAAATTCTACTAAAAACAGATGATAATAAAATTCTGACCGCCAAGACTATGGAATACAATATGGATACTAAAAAATTGGTATCTGATTCGGAAGTGACTGTAAGCGCGGACGGGACTACGATTAGAGGAATTGGGCTCAGAGCGGATAAGGATCTAAATAAATTTACGATTCTAAAACCTACCGCTATTACTCAGGGTGGCACAAATCCCTTGAAGTCGGTAGGTTCTCCATGA
- the kdsA gene encoding 3-deoxy-8-phosphooctulonate synthase encodes MNMKDNTCTKRDFLNGTKIGGDEPFFLISGPCVMENKDLLDRVCAEMIEICGELKIPYIFKSSFDKANRSFVNSYRGPGLAEGIKNLEYIKNKYNVPVLTDIHETSQISPLKDVIDVYQIPAFLCRQTDLISQSAQTGKWVNVKKGQFLAPADTRHIAVKMNESGNDKLLVTERGTSFGYGNLIFDGRTIPIIHGFDIPLVFDATHSAQLPGAAGNSTGGQREFIPSILRSAVSLGIEGIFMEVHPDPQNALSDATTQYPLSRIKSLLKEMIGLDRYIKKEILVSRSES; translated from the coding sequence ATGAACATGAAAGACAATACCTGTACAAAAAGAGATTTTTTAAACGGAACTAAAATTGGAGGAGACGAACCTTTTTTTCTAATTTCCGGCCCCTGTGTTATGGAAAACAAGGATCTATTGGATCGGGTCTGCGCCGAGATGATAGAAATTTGTGGAGAATTAAAAATTCCTTATATTTTTAAAAGTAGTTTCGATAAGGCTAATCGTTCTTTCGTAAATTCCTATCGTGGACCAGGGCTTGCGGAAGGTATTAAAAATTTAGAATATATTAAAAATAAGTACAACGTTCCTGTTTTGACTGACATTCACGAAACCTCTCAGATTTCCCCTCTAAAAGACGTGATAGACGTATATCAGATTCCAGCGTTCTTGTGCAGACAGACGGATCTAATTTCACAATCCGCTCAAACAGGTAAATGGGTAAATGTAAAAAAAGGTCAATTTCTTGCACCTGCGGACACTCGCCATATTGCGGTTAAAATGAACGAATCTGGAAACGATAAGTTACTCGTAACTGAAAGAGGAACTTCCTTTGGTTACGGAAATTTAATATTTGATGGAAGGACAATTCCGATCATTCACGGATTCGATATACCTCTTGTATTTGATGCGACCCATTCCGCACAACTTCCCGGAGCCGCCGGAAATAGTACGGGTGGACAGAGAGAATTCATTCCAAGTATTCTTCGTTCTGCTGTTTCTCTTGGTATTGAAGGTATTTTTATGGAAGTACATCCGGATCCACAAAACGCCCTTTCGGATGCGACTACTCAGTATCCACTTTCTCGGATTAAAAGTCTTTTGAAAGAGATGATCGGTTTAGATCGTTATATTAAAAAAGAGATTTTAGTTTCCAGAAGCGAATCATAA